From the genome of Nicotiana sylvestris chromosome 2, ASM39365v2, whole genome shotgun sequence, one region includes:
- the LOC104226170 gene encoding GDSL esterase/lipase At5g45960-like isoform X2: protein MRSSCMFLQIMVILFITVTNIGAQTQPLTNKKLLRPFNNTISALFVFGDSTVDSGNNNYISTVIKCNFPPYGRDFLNHIPSGRFTNGRLVTDFAASYIGLKELVPPYLDPKLSLEELMTGVSFASAGSGFDPITAQLSGVIPLQKQLEYFKEYKRRLENAIGEERTKLLISKAAFLVSAGTNDFLVNYFSTQFRSKTYTVSAYQHFLLQHVQQFVQDLLAEGARLIGVVGVPPLGCLPVLITLNHHSPLQHRECIDSYSAVGKEYNWHLQNLLKIMRIHGTQLVYGDIYNSLNDMIQNPNHYGCCGSGLFEAAIFCNPNSIVCNNASEYIFWDAVHPTQATYYNLFRSLRPIIDSVIKQ from the exons ATGAGATCTTCTTGTATGTTTCTTCAAATAATGGTTATTCTTTTCATAACCGTGACTAACATTGGCGCTCAAACTCAACCCTTAACCAACAAGAAGCTGCTAAGGCCCTTTAACAATACCATTTCAGCCCTCTTCGTTTTCGGAGACTCCACAGTTGACTCTGGCAACAACAACTATATTAGCACTGTAATAAAATGTAATTTTCCACCATATGGAAGGGACTTTTTGAACCACATTCCGAGTGGAAGATTCACCAATGGCCGCCTCGTCACAGATTTCGCGG CGTCTTATATAGGACTCAAAGAATTGGTGCCACCCTATCTTGATCCAAAGCTCAGCTTGGAGGAGCTGATGACCGGCGTTAGTTTCGCCTCCGCTGGATCCGGTTTCGACCCTATCACAGCTCAATTAAGC GGCGTAATCCCATTGCAAAAGCAGCTGGAATATTTCAAGGAGTACAAAAGGAGACTCGAAAATGCTATTGGGGAGGAAAGAACGAAATTGCTAATAAGCAAAGCAGCATTCCTTGTAAGCGCTGGGACAAATGACTTCCTTGTTAATTACTTTAGCACCCAATTTCGAAGTAAAACCTACACTGTTTCCGCCTACCAGCACTTCTTGCTGCAACACGTTCAACAATTTGTCCAG GATTTATTGGCTGAGGGAGCTCGACTTATCGGAGTTGTAGGGGTACCGCCGCTTGGGTGCTTGCCGGTGCTCATCACCTTGAACCACCACAGCCCATTGCAACACCGTGAATGCATTGATTCATATTCCGCCGTGGGAAAAGAGTATAATTGGCACCTACAAAATTTGTTAAAGATTATGAGAATTCATGGCACACAATTAGTCTATGGTGATATATACAATTCTTTAAATGACATGATACAAAATCCCAACCACTATG GCTGTTGTGGAAGTGGGCTTTTCGaggctgcaattttctgcaatccAAACTCAATTGTTTGCAATAATGCTTCGGAATATATTTTTTGGGACGCAGTCCATCCAACTCAAGCTACTTATTATAATTTGTTCCGATCCTTGCGTCCCATCATTGATTCTGTTATCAAACAATAA
- the LOC104226170 gene encoding GDSL esterase/lipase At5g45960-like isoform X3: MRSSCMFLQIMVILFITVTNIGAQTQPLTNKKLLRPFNNTISALFVFGDSTVDSGNNNYISTVIKCNFPPYGRDFLNHIPSGRFTNGRLVTDFAASYIGLKELVPPYLDPKLSLEELMTGVSFASAGSGFDPITAQLSGVIPLQKQLEYFKEYKRRLENAIGEERTKLLISKAAFLDLLAEGARLIGVVGVPPLGCLPVLITLNHHSPLQHRECIDSYSAVGKEYNWHLQNLLKIMRIHGTQLVYGDIYNSLNDMIQNPNHYGFDDVSSGCCGSGLFEAAIFCNPNSIVCNNASEYIFWDAVHPTQATYYNLFRSLRPIIDSVIKQ; this comes from the exons ATGAGATCTTCTTGTATGTTTCTTCAAATAATGGTTATTCTTTTCATAACCGTGACTAACATTGGCGCTCAAACTCAACCCTTAACCAACAAGAAGCTGCTAAGGCCCTTTAACAATACCATTTCAGCCCTCTTCGTTTTCGGAGACTCCACAGTTGACTCTGGCAACAACAACTATATTAGCACTGTAATAAAATGTAATTTTCCACCATATGGAAGGGACTTTTTGAACCACATTCCGAGTGGAAGATTCACCAATGGCCGCCTCGTCACAGATTTCGCGG CGTCTTATATAGGACTCAAAGAATTGGTGCCACCCTATCTTGATCCAAAGCTCAGCTTGGAGGAGCTGATGACCGGCGTTAGTTTCGCCTCCGCTGGATCCGGTTTCGACCCTATCACAGCTCAATTAAGC GGCGTAATCCCATTGCAAAAGCAGCTGGAATATTTCAAGGAGTACAAAAGGAGACTCGAAAATGCTATTGGGGAGGAAAGAACGAAATTGCTAATAAGCAAAGCAGCATTCCTT GATTTATTGGCTGAGGGAGCTCGACTTATCGGAGTTGTAGGGGTACCGCCGCTTGGGTGCTTGCCGGTGCTCATCACCTTGAACCACCACAGCCCATTGCAACACCGTGAATGCATTGATTCATATTCCGCCGTGGGAAAAGAGTATAATTGGCACCTACAAAATTTGTTAAAGATTATGAGAATTCATGGCACACAATTAGTCTATGGTGATATATACAATTCTTTAAATGACATGATACAAAATCCCAACCACTATG gttTTGATGACGTCTCTTCAGGCTGTTGTGGAAGTGGGCTTTTCGaggctgcaattttctgcaatccAAACTCAATTGTTTGCAATAATGCTTCGGAATATATTTTTTGGGACGCAGTCCATCCAACTCAAGCTACTTATTATAATTTGTTCCGATCCTTGCGTCCCATCATTGATTCTGTTATCAAACAATAA
- the LOC104226170 gene encoding GDSL esterase/lipase At5g45960-like isoform X1, giving the protein MRSSCMFLQIMVILFITVTNIGAQTQPLTNKKLLRPFNNTISALFVFGDSTVDSGNNNYISTVIKCNFPPYGRDFLNHIPSGRFTNGRLVTDFAASYIGLKELVPPYLDPKLSLEELMTGVSFASAGSGFDPITAQLSGVIPLQKQLEYFKEYKRRLENAIGEERTKLLISKAAFLVSAGTNDFLVNYFSTQFRSKTYTVSAYQHFLLQHVQQFVQDLLAEGARLIGVVGVPPLGCLPVLITLNHHSPLQHRECIDSYSAVGKEYNWHLQNLLKIMRIHGTQLVYGDIYNSLNDMIQNPNHYGFDDVSSGCCGSGLFEAAIFCNPNSIVCNNASEYIFWDAVHPTQATYYNLFRSLRPIIDSVIKQ; this is encoded by the exons ATGAGATCTTCTTGTATGTTTCTTCAAATAATGGTTATTCTTTTCATAACCGTGACTAACATTGGCGCTCAAACTCAACCCTTAACCAACAAGAAGCTGCTAAGGCCCTTTAACAATACCATTTCAGCCCTCTTCGTTTTCGGAGACTCCACAGTTGACTCTGGCAACAACAACTATATTAGCACTGTAATAAAATGTAATTTTCCACCATATGGAAGGGACTTTTTGAACCACATTCCGAGTGGAAGATTCACCAATGGCCGCCTCGTCACAGATTTCGCGG CGTCTTATATAGGACTCAAAGAATTGGTGCCACCCTATCTTGATCCAAAGCTCAGCTTGGAGGAGCTGATGACCGGCGTTAGTTTCGCCTCCGCTGGATCCGGTTTCGACCCTATCACAGCTCAATTAAGC GGCGTAATCCCATTGCAAAAGCAGCTGGAATATTTCAAGGAGTACAAAAGGAGACTCGAAAATGCTATTGGGGAGGAAAGAACGAAATTGCTAATAAGCAAAGCAGCATTCCTTGTAAGCGCTGGGACAAATGACTTCCTTGTTAATTACTTTAGCACCCAATTTCGAAGTAAAACCTACACTGTTTCCGCCTACCAGCACTTCTTGCTGCAACACGTTCAACAATTTGTCCAG GATTTATTGGCTGAGGGAGCTCGACTTATCGGAGTTGTAGGGGTACCGCCGCTTGGGTGCTTGCCGGTGCTCATCACCTTGAACCACCACAGCCCATTGCAACACCGTGAATGCATTGATTCATATTCCGCCGTGGGAAAAGAGTATAATTGGCACCTACAAAATTTGTTAAAGATTATGAGAATTCATGGCACACAATTAGTCTATGGTGATATATACAATTCTTTAAATGACATGATACAAAATCCCAACCACTATG gttTTGATGACGTCTCTTCAGGCTGTTGTGGAAGTGGGCTTTTCGaggctgcaattttctgcaatccAAACTCAATTGTTTGCAATAATGCTTCGGAATATATTTTTTGGGACGCAGTCCATCCAACTCAAGCTACTTATTATAATTTGTTCCGATCCTTGCGTCCCATCATTGATTCTGTTATCAAACAATAA
- the LOC104226170 gene encoding GDSL esterase/lipase At5g45960-like isoform X4 translates to MRSSCMFLQIMVILFITVTNIGAQTQPLTNKKLLRPFNNTISALFVFGDSTVDSGNNNYISTVIKCNFPPYGRDFLNHIPSGRFTNGRLVTDFAASYIGLKELVPPYLDPKLSLEELMTGVSFASAGSGFDPITAQLSGVIPLQKQLEYFKEYKRRLENAIGEERTKLLISKAAFLVSAGTNDFLVNYFSTQFRSKTYTVSAYQHFLLQHVQQFVQK, encoded by the exons ATGAGATCTTCTTGTATGTTTCTTCAAATAATGGTTATTCTTTTCATAACCGTGACTAACATTGGCGCTCAAACTCAACCCTTAACCAACAAGAAGCTGCTAAGGCCCTTTAACAATACCATTTCAGCCCTCTTCGTTTTCGGAGACTCCACAGTTGACTCTGGCAACAACAACTATATTAGCACTGTAATAAAATGTAATTTTCCACCATATGGAAGGGACTTTTTGAACCACATTCCGAGTGGAAGATTCACCAATGGCCGCCTCGTCACAGATTTCGCGG CGTCTTATATAGGACTCAAAGAATTGGTGCCACCCTATCTTGATCCAAAGCTCAGCTTGGAGGAGCTGATGACCGGCGTTAGTTTCGCCTCCGCTGGATCCGGTTTCGACCCTATCACAGCTCAATTAAGC GGCGTAATCCCATTGCAAAAGCAGCTGGAATATTTCAAGGAGTACAAAAGGAGACTCGAAAATGCTATTGGGGAGGAAAGAACGAAATTGCTAATAAGCAAAGCAGCATTCCTTGTAAGCGCTGGGACAAATGACTTCCTTGTTAATTACTTTAGCACCCAATTTCGAAGTAAAACCTACACTGTTTCCGCCTACCAGCACTTCTTGCTGCAACACGTTCAACAATTTGTCCAG AAGTAA